The DNA segment CTCATTTTTGTCGAAGCTAATCAACCTTATTTCACATCACTATCCTTCGTCAGCCCCCTCAATAAGCTGGGCTTACCCCTACTGCTCGCCGGGCTCGAGTGAAGAGAGGCTAGGTGAAATAGAAGTCTACTTAGAGTTGGGGCAGCTATAGGTTACGTGGGCTTGGCTGGTTCGAAGTGCTTCTTAAAGACTTGGTGGATATCCTCAGGCCTCTCTATTATGGAAACCCCCTTCATAGTGGATAGCCTCCTAACGTGCTCTACGTCCTCCTTTCGAACCATCAGCTCTATGGTCTTCCCGTCTGGAAGCCTGGTGACCACTACTCCCTCTCTGTAATCCGATGGCATTATATAAACTGGCACAGACGCTTTTAAGGCCATGATTGCTGCGTTACTGAGTAGGCTATCGGCGATCCCCAGTGAGATCTTCGCTACGGTGTTAGACGTCGCTGGGGCTATTAGCAGAAACTCGAACTTCCTGGTCTGTAGCTGACCAGCTAGAAACGGCGAGTTGGCGTTTATCTCCACGAGCACTTTACTAAATGCTTCTTTCAGAACGTTGCCTAGCTTATACCATTTTACGACCTGGTCCCCGGCCTTGGAGAGGTAGACGTTAATATCGACCACGTCTTGGTACTGCGCCTTTATATTTCTCATGGCCTCTACGGTCTCGATCAACCTGTCTCCACTCCCAGTAATCCCCCAGGCGACTTTCTTTTTCTTCAGCACCTTCTCCATCATTCACACCTCCCTACTCTTTAAGGCCCTCAAAGCGCCTTAGAGCCTCCGCAAACCTCTTTATGGACTTCCTCAGACTCTTAAACCCTACATCGTCGCTCTTAACGCCCTCTAAAGTATCCTTAGACCAGAAAGTCGCGCCCAGGTTTGCTCCAAAAGCACCTCCACTTACCGGGATGACTCCATTTAGAACGTAGAAGGTCAAGATTTGCTGTATAGCCAACTCTTGCCCCCCTATTCTATCGCCGCCGACGGCGATGGCCATACCGACCTTATACTTGAAAACGTCCGGGTCTGCTGCTGTTAGCGCCCTGCACCTATCCATAACTGCTTTTATCTGCGCGCTGACCCCACCGTTATAGACGGGAGTCGCGATGATTATTCCCTTGGCGACCTTGAGGAGATCGTAGAGTATCGCCATGTCATCTGAGATCCTGCACTTTTTGTTCTTCAAACAATAGTCACAGTGCGTGCAAAAGCCGATGTTCTTCCCCCTGACGGTGAAGAACTCCGTCTTAAACCCCATGTCTTCCAGCATTCGCAGCGCCTCTATAGTAACATGTTCCGTTGCTTTTCTCCGCGGGCTTCCGCACACGCCTAGTATCATGGCTCACCACAAGAAGTCTATCTTAGAAGAGTATAAAAAAGAGTGTGCTGAGCTTCAGGGCCTCCCCCCTTCTTGTACTCACGATTTTGCTTCAGCGTAGAGTCCCGCAATGAGTACTTAGTAATACGTAGCTTGCCTAAGTACCATTAGCTCCACCCAGCCCCTGCTACTTGGCCCCAACTCCTTTAAGGAATGGGGCCGCTAATCTCAATCTCTTCATCCCCGTCTTCCCTAACAACCATCGCTCCTTTTACTAGAGTACTAGAATGTGAAACAAGTAGTGGCTCCATATACATCACGGCTACCGCGTCGCCAAGATAAATGAGGGATAGGCACGCTTTGGCGCATCGGCACTGCTTGTCTAGGCGCACGAAATCTTCTATCCCTCCGACGCCCCCTCCCTCTTAAGTAGCTTTTCCCTCGCCCCTTTCTAATTAGAGTTTGAGCCGAACGCCTTCCATAGAAATGCACTTTGCATTTTTATAATTGAAAGGCACCCCCTAAAGGACAGGCGCACGCTATCAATTTCGTGAGAAGGTAGGAGGGGAGGCTCCTAGGCACTACAAGACTTTTACCTCACAAGTTTATTAGAACAAGTTTGAGCTCCCGGCCATCGCGGCTAAGGCGCGTGGTGCTAAGCGCAGGGGGCGGAATGATGACGACGATTTTTTCAGAAGCCCATGCCGCAACGCTCTTAAGAGAAGCTTAAGTTAAAGCGCGCTCTTCAAAACCGGCTCGCGCGATGAATGGGAGAAAGTGATAAAAGCAAACGGAAGCATATGGAGGTGGTGCATCATGGAAGGGCAGAAGTTCTACGTTCTACCTCAGCTGCCCTATAGCTACAAGGATTTAGAGCCCTACATGTCCGAGGAGCAGCTAAGGGTGCACCATAGCAAGCACCACTTAGCCTATGTAAACGGAGCTAACGCAATACTTCAGAAAATGGACAATGCTAGAAAGGAGAATGTTGATTTAGACGTAAAGTCCATGCTGAAAGAGCTGTCTTTTAACATAGGCGGGCACCTTCTCCACTCGCTTTTCTGGGGGAACCTAGCTCCGC comes from the Candidatus Nezhaarchaeota archaeon genome and includes:
- the afpA gene encoding archaeoflavoprotein AfpA, translated to MMEKVLKKKKVAWGITGSGDRLIETVEAMRNIKAQYQDVVDINVYLSKAGDQVVKWYKLGNVLKEAFSKVLVEINANSPFLAGQLQTRKFEFLLIAPATSNTVAKISLGIADSLLSNAAIMALKASVPVYIMPSDYREGVVVTRLPDGKTIELMVRKEDVEHVRRLSTMKGVSIIERPEDIHQVFKKHFEPAKPT
- a CDS encoding flavodoxin family protein, with protein sequence MILGVCGSPRRKATEHVTIEALRMLEDMGFKTEFFTVRGKNIGFCTHCDYCLKNKKCRISDDMAILYDLLKVAKGIIIATPVYNGGVSAQIKAVMDRCRALTAADPDVFKYKVGMAIAVGGDRIGGQELAIQQILTFYVLNGVIPVSGGAFGANLGATFWSKDTLEGVKSDDVGFKSLRKSIKRFAEALRRFEGLKE